The DNA window AATGCAAGAAAACGGTGCAGGAGGGAATGATGGCACATCCAAAGAACGACTCCCTCTTCTTCCTATACCACCAAAGAACCCTCCACTTATCAAGTTCTCTCTTTCCCCTTGGCAACGCAAAAAATCTTATTCTTAACACATTTTACGtacaaactgcattttaaaactttaaaattgttattattccatttttttcaactACTTTTTCTGTTTGTGGTTTTGGGTAACGTGGATTGGAATGCATTAAAATTCCTCTCATTAAGAGCAATGGGAAAAACTTTTTGATGTAACCTAACAGCTTTTCATTTTGCAGCCGAGCTTTCAGGAGTGACTTAAAGAATTCAGGCGAACGATAGGTTACTCAGTCGTAGTTAAACGACTGGAAAAAAGTCACAAAACCGCCAACCTCCCTAGTTGCCGGCGGGACGGCCCTCCCCGCACCACCAACCAATCACAACCAGCAAGAGCCGGCCAGGCTGCGGGAACTAGACCCGAGAGGCACAAACCGGCGCGTTCCGCCTGCGCAGCTGACTTGTGGTTCCGGGGGCTTCCGCGACGACGCACCGCCAACCGGTAGGAGCCGCCCTCGGCCAGCGGGCTCGGAGGCCAAGACCGGTGCCTCGACTTCGCCGCCCACCGCCACTGACCACCCGACCCGCAGACATGGTGGAAGCGGATCGCCCGGGGAAGCTCTTCATTGGCGGGCTCAACCTCGAAACCGACGAGAAAATCCTCGAGGCCACGTTTGGCAAGTATGGCTGCATCACCGAGGTGCTCCTGATGAAAGATCGAGAAACCAGCAAGTCCAGGGGCTTCGCGTTCGTCACCTTCGAAAGCCCGGCAGACGCCAAGGCCGCCGTCAGAGACATGAACGGCAAGTCCCTGGATGGTAAGGCCATTAAGGTGGCCCAGGCCACCAAGCCGGTGTTCGAGAGCGGCCGGCGGGGTCCGCCGCCGTCCCACAGCCGCCCGAGGGGCCTGCTCGGggcccgcggcggcggcggcggcccacGGCGCCCCCAGTCCCGGGGCGGGCCGGCGGACGACGGCGGTTACGCGGGCGACTTCGACCTGCGGTCCTCCCGGGCCCCGCTGCCTGTGAAGcgcgggccgccgccgccgcgcagGGCCGGCCCGCCCCCGAAGAGGGCCGCGCCGTCGGGCCCGACTCACAGCGGAGGCGGTGGAATACGCGGGCGGCCTCCGGCCGCTCGGGGGCGAGACGGCTATGCCGGGCCGCCGCGCCGGGAGCCCCCGCCCCCGCGCCGGGACCCGTACCTGGGCCCCCGGGAGGAGGGCTACTTGCCCCGACACAGCTACTCGTCGAGCCGCGACTACTCGAGCGTCCGCGACCCCCGGGATTTTGCTCCCTCGCCCAGAGAGTACACCTACCGCGACTACGGCCACTCCAGCGCCCGGGACGACTGTGCATCGAGAGGCTACGGCGACCGAGACGGCTACGGGGGGCGCGACCGCGACTACCTGGATCACCCGAGTGGAGGCTCCTACCGAGACCACTTCGAGAGCTACGGGGACCCGCGCAGCGCCGCCCCTGCACGGTGGCCCCTGCCATCTTACGGCGGCGGCCGCTACGACGAGTACCGCGGCTGCTCGCCCGACGCCTACGGTGGCGGCCGGAGCGAGCGCTATTGGAGGGGCCGCGACCGGGCAGGCAGAGCTGATCGCGGGCTGCCGCCGTCCATGGAGAGGGGGTGCCCGCCCCCGCGCGAGTCCTACAGCGGGTCCGGCCGCAGGGCCCCCCTAGGCGGAGGCCGCCTGGGAAGCTGCTCGGAGAGAGGGGGAGACCGGAGCAGATACTAAGCAGCAAGAGAGTTGGGACCAAAATCCGCATTCAAAGAAGCTGCCGAAAAGCAGAGACTGGTCTATGGTAACTACTCAAGGACTAGTGCAAG is part of the Balaenoptera musculus isolate JJ_BM4_2016_0621 chromosome 8, mBalMus1.pri.v3, whole genome shotgun sequence genome and encodes:
- the RBMXL2 gene encoding RNA-binding motif protein, X-linked-like-2, whose amino-acid sequence is MVEADRPGKLFIGGLNLETDEKILEATFGKYGCITEVLLMKDRETSKSRGFAFVTFESPADAKAAVRDMNGKSLDGKAIKVAQATKPVFESGRRGPPPSHSRPRGLLGARGGGGGPRRPQSRGGPADDGGYAGDFDLRSSRAPLPVKRGPPPPRRAGPPPKRAAPSGPTHSGGGGIRGRPPAARGRDGYAGPPRREPPPPRRDPYLGPREEGYLPRHSYSSSRDYSSVRDPRDFAPSPREYTYRDYGHSSARDDCASRGYGDRDGYGGRDRDYLDHPSGGSYRDHFESYGDPRSAAPARWPLPSYGGGRYDEYRGCSPDAYGGGRSERYWRGRDRAGRADRGLPPSMERGCPPPRESYSGSGRRAPLGGGRLGSCSERGGDRSRY